Proteins co-encoded in one Pseudarthrobacter chlorophenolicus A6 genomic window:
- a CDS encoding agmatine deiminase family protein, producing the protein MTFIYASLDGAGAAPAQATVDQAAPASANASGVMPAEWSPHQQTWMAFPPPNDTFGAAGSATLDRARAAWTSVARTIARYEPVTVVADPRDATAAREWLGSGIAVVEIPLDDAWIRDSGPSFVHQPDGSLTAVDWVFNGWGAQEWAAWGKDRKVASAVAAQSDVPVRSSSLVNEGGGFHVDGEGTVLLTETVQLDPGRNPGATKESVEVEIHAALGTTKAIWLPRGLTRDYDEFGTRGHVDIVAAFAGPGTILLHRQDNPDHPDHAVYLQLKAVLQGQLDAQGRPLRIIDVPAPTVLSDDEGYVDWSYINHYVANNAVVLCAFGDPNDAIAQGILERAYPGRTVELVDARDIFAFGGGIHCITQQQPEPRESASS; encoded by the coding sequence ATGACATTCATTTACGCTTCCCTTGACGGGGCCGGCGCCGCCCCCGCTCAAGCAACCGTTGACCAGGCGGCCCCTGCCTCCGCAAACGCTTCCGGCGTCATGCCCGCCGAATGGAGCCCCCACCAGCAGACCTGGATGGCTTTCCCGCCGCCCAACGACACCTTCGGAGCAGCGGGAAGCGCCACACTGGACCGCGCACGTGCGGCCTGGACCAGCGTGGCCCGGACCATTGCCCGGTACGAACCCGTCACCGTGGTGGCCGATCCCCGGGATGCCACGGCAGCCCGCGAGTGGCTCGGCAGCGGCATTGCCGTGGTGGAGATTCCGCTGGATGACGCCTGGATCCGGGACAGCGGCCCCAGCTTCGTGCACCAGCCGGACGGTTCGCTGACTGCCGTGGACTGGGTGTTCAACGGTTGGGGTGCACAGGAATGGGCTGCCTGGGGCAAGGACCGGAAGGTCGCCTCAGCCGTGGCAGCACAATCCGACGTCCCCGTCCGCTCCAGTTCGCTGGTCAACGAGGGCGGCGGGTTCCACGTGGACGGCGAAGGGACGGTACTGCTCACCGAAACAGTCCAGCTGGACCCCGGACGCAACCCCGGCGCCACCAAGGAATCCGTAGAGGTCGAAATCCACGCCGCCCTGGGCACCACCAAGGCCATCTGGCTTCCGCGCGGACTCACCCGCGACTACGACGAATTCGGAACCCGCGGCCACGTGGACATCGTGGCCGCCTTCGCCGGGCCCGGCACCATCCTGCTGCACCGGCAGGACAATCCGGACCACCCGGACCATGCCGTCTATCTTCAGCTGAAAGCCGTCCTCCAGGGCCAGCTGGACGCCCAGGGCCGGCCCCTGCGCATCATCGACGTTCCGGCGCCCACCGTCCTCTCGGATGACGAGGGGTACGTGGACTGGTCCTACATCAACCACTACGTCGCCAACAATGCGGTGGTGCTGTGCGCCTTCGGCGATCCCAACGATGCCATCGCCCAGGGCATCCTCGAACGCGCCTACCCGGGACGTACGGTGGAACTGGTGGACGCCCGTGACATTTTCGCCTTCGGCGGCGGCATCCACTGCATCACCCAGCAGCAGCCGGAACCCCGGGAAAGCGCCTCATCATGA
- a CDS encoding LysR family transcriptional regulator substrate-binding protein translates to MLQGYPGGGYCEDVPSTTSSPDDAVSAGDIPAEAPRELRIAYVPGVTPGKWIRRWEERMPHIPLHAQMHDGVTPAEEVRGGSADMAFVRLPIVRDGLSVIPLYEEQAVVVAPKGHEISVFEEVALADLDQESLLDVAALGGPEPALQVVASGAGLVVLPMSVARHFNVKDTVARRATDAPVTEIALVWATESTDEVLEEFIGIVRGRTAQSSRQPSAQPVKEKKAPKPDRRGSGAKKAAPKVAQRYAPNPDKGRGKGSRKKGKR, encoded by the coding sequence ATGCTTCAAGGGTATCCGGGCGGCGGGTACTGTGAAGACGTGCCCTCCACAACCTCCTCCCCAGACGACGCCGTTTCCGCCGGCGACATTCCCGCCGAAGCGCCGCGCGAGCTGCGCATCGCGTACGTACCGGGCGTGACGCCGGGCAAATGGATCCGCCGCTGGGAAGAGCGGATGCCGCACATTCCCCTTCACGCGCAGATGCACGACGGCGTCACACCGGCTGAGGAGGTCCGTGGCGGTTCGGCGGACATGGCCTTCGTCAGGCTCCCGATCGTCCGCGACGGCCTGAGCGTGATTCCCCTTTACGAGGAGCAGGCCGTGGTGGTTGCTCCCAAGGGCCACGAGATCTCCGTGTTCGAAGAGGTGGCCCTCGCGGACCTCGACCAGGAATCCCTCCTGGATGTCGCGGCCCTGGGCGGGCCTGAACCGGCACTGCAGGTGGTGGCGTCCGGCGCCGGGCTGGTGGTCCTGCCCATGTCCGTGGCCCGCCACTTCAACGTCAAGGACACCGTGGCCCGCCGCGCCACCGATGCACCAGTCACCGAAATTGCCCTGGTATGGGCCACGGAAAGCACCGACGAGGTCCTGGAAGAATTTATCGGGATCGTCCGGGGCCGGACGGCACAAAGTTCACGCCAGCCCTCCGCGCAGCCGGTCAAGGAAAAGAAGGCCCCCAAACCGGACCGCCGCGGTTCCGGCGCCAAGAAGGCGGCGCCCAAGGTGGCCCAGCGGTATGCCCCCAACCCGGACAAGGGCAGGGGCAAAGGCTCCCGCAAGAAGGGCAAGCGCTAG
- a CDS encoding D-arabinono-1,4-lactone oxidase, whose product MKNWAGNLEYASSAVHRPGSVDELAALVAAAPRVKALGSRHSFNRVGDTEGLHILLDGLPHSIEPDSERQTVKVSGGVSYGELCRALEQSGLAIHNLASLPHISVAGAIQTGTHGSGVNNQSLAGKVQSIDLVRPSGDVLTLSPADGDDFLASVVGLGAMGVVTAVELSTRPSFRMRQRVLENLPWDAALANFDALASAAYSVSLFTTYAGDSVSQVWLKALDAEPPLAELFGATAATRPLHPLPDMSAENCTQQLDEAGPWLDRLPHFRHEFTPSNGEELQSEYILPLEHAPAAIEAVRTLADRLAPLLFISEIRTGAADEFWLSPFYRQQSVALHFTWKPLQADVEALLPELEDLLRPFGARPHWGKLFTPSRFDWEQLYPRFAGFRSLASAHDPEGKFRNALLDSILGVPAASGR is encoded by the coding sequence ATGAAGAACTGGGCAGGAAACCTCGAATACGCATCGTCCGCCGTGCACCGGCCAGGGTCGGTGGACGAGTTGGCGGCCCTGGTTGCGGCAGCCCCCCGGGTCAAGGCGCTGGGCTCCCGGCACTCATTCAACCGGGTGGGTGACACAGAGGGCCTGCATATCCTGCTGGACGGACTGCCGCACAGCATCGAGCCGGATAGCGAACGGCAGACCGTCAAGGTCAGTGGAGGCGTCAGTTACGGCGAACTGTGCCGCGCGCTTGAACAATCCGGCCTGGCCATCCACAACCTCGCGTCCCTCCCCCACATCTCGGTGGCTGGAGCCATCCAGACCGGGACGCACGGCTCAGGCGTCAACAACCAGTCCCTTGCGGGCAAAGTGCAGTCCATCGATCTCGTCAGGCCGTCCGGGGACGTCCTTACGCTTTCCCCCGCTGACGGGGATGACTTCCTGGCCAGCGTGGTGGGCCTTGGCGCCATGGGCGTGGTCACCGCCGTCGAACTTTCCACCCGGCCCAGCTTCCGGATGCGGCAGCGCGTCCTCGAAAACCTGCCGTGGGACGCAGCGCTGGCAAACTTTGACGCCCTTGCGTCCGCCGCCTACAGCGTGAGCCTCTTCACCACTTACGCGGGTGATTCGGTCAGCCAGGTGTGGCTCAAGGCCCTCGACGCCGAACCTCCACTGGCAGAGCTTTTCGGGGCCACCGCCGCCACCCGTCCGCTGCATCCGTTGCCGGACATGTCCGCCGAGAACTGCACGCAGCAGCTGGACGAAGCCGGCCCCTGGCTGGACAGGCTGCCGCATTTCCGCCACGAGTTCACGCCCAGCAACGGTGAGGAGCTGCAGAGCGAGTACATCCTGCCGCTGGAACACGCACCCGCCGCCATCGAGGCCGTGCGCACCTTGGCGGACCGGCTGGCCCCGCTGCTGTTCATCTCGGAAATCCGGACCGGGGCGGCTGATGAGTTCTGGCTCAGCCCGTTCTACCGGCAGCAAAGCGTGGCCCTGCACTTCACGTGGAAGCCGCTGCAGGCGGACGTCGAAGCGCTCCTCCCGGAACTCGAGGACCTCCTGCGTCCCTTCGGCGCCAGGCCGCACTGGGGCAAACTCTTCACGCCCTCGCGGTTCGACTGGGAGCAGCTCTACCCGCGCTTCGCCGGCTTCCGGTCGCTCGCCTCGGCCCATGATCCTGAGGGGAAGTTCCGGAATGCCCTGCTCGACAGTATCCTCGGCGTTCCTGCTGCCAGCGGACGCTGA
- a CDS encoding glycoside hydrolase family 27 protein, whose amino-acid sequence MTLAATPPMGWNSWDCYGTSVTEAEVLANAAFMAQHLLPHGWDTVVVDIQWYEPAARAGGYNHGARLELDPYGRQLPAVNRFPSAAGGLGFKPLADRIHALGLKFGLHIMRGIPRQAVLERLPVEGTSVTADLIADTASVCNWNADNYGLDHSQPGAQAYYDSQLRLFASWGVDFVKADDMLGPYFDAEIAAYRSAMDRCGRDMVLSLSPGRALSLSRLEHLRANAAMWRVSDDLWDVWEDVEAQFARLARWAPHQRPGSWADADMLPVGRLAQRAERGGERLSRLTADEQRTMLSLWCIARSPLMLGCDLPASPPETLDLLTNPDLLAAHRAGANSRELLRDGDLVVWAAESTTSEDRYVACFNTGTAGLARSLPLADLGLPQPHGWQVREAWSGSGAGITAVDRVPALDVDLPAHGVRFHTFFRA is encoded by the coding sequence ATGACCCTTGCCGCCACGCCACCCATGGGCTGGAACAGCTGGGACTGCTATGGCACGTCCGTCACCGAGGCTGAAGTGCTGGCCAACGCCGCATTCATGGCCCAGCACCTCCTGCCGCACGGCTGGGACACCGTGGTGGTGGACATCCAATGGTACGAACCGGCTGCGCGGGCCGGCGGGTACAACCACGGTGCCCGGCTGGAACTGGACCCGTACGGGCGGCAGCTTCCGGCCGTCAACAGGTTTCCCTCGGCGGCCGGCGGGCTGGGGTTCAAGCCGCTGGCCGACCGGATCCATGCCCTGGGGCTGAAGTTCGGCCTGCACATCATGCGAGGCATTCCCCGCCAGGCAGTCCTCGAGCGGCTGCCGGTGGAAGGAACGTCCGTCACGGCAGACCTGATAGCGGACACTGCCTCCGTCTGCAACTGGAACGCGGATAACTACGGTCTTGACCACAGCCAGCCCGGTGCCCAGGCCTACTACGACTCCCAGTTGCGGCTTTTTGCCTCCTGGGGAGTGGACTTCGTCAAGGCCGATGACATGCTGGGCCCCTACTTCGACGCGGAAATCGCCGCGTACCGGAGTGCCATGGACCGCTGCGGCCGGGACATGGTCCTGAGCCTCTCGCCGGGCAGGGCGCTATCGCTTTCGCGGCTGGAACACCTGCGGGCCAACGCCGCAATGTGGCGGGTTTCCGACGACCTCTGGGACGTGTGGGAAGACGTCGAAGCGCAGTTCGCCCGCCTGGCACGCTGGGCACCCCACCAGCGGCCGGGAAGTTGGGCGGATGCAGACATGCTTCCGGTGGGCCGGCTGGCGCAGCGCGCCGAACGCGGCGGGGAACGGCTCAGCCGCCTGACCGCCGACGAGCAGCGCACCATGCTCTCGCTCTGGTGCATCGCCCGGTCCCCACTCATGCTCGGCTGCGACCTTCCGGCCTCGCCCCCGGAGACCCTGGACCTGCTGACCAACCCAGACCTGCTGGCAGCCCACCGGGCCGGTGCGAACAGCCGTGAGCTGCTCCGCGACGGGGACTTGGTGGTCTGGGCAGCGGAGAGCACGACGTCGGAGGACAGGTACGTGGCCTGCTTCAACACCGGGACGGCCGGCCTGGCCCGTTCCCTGCCGCTCGCGGACCTGGGCCTTCCGCAGCCCCACGGCTGGCAGGTGCGGGAGGCCTGGAGCGGTTCGGGTGCCGGAATCACGGCTGTTGACCGCGTGCCGGCACTGGACGTAGACCTTCCCGCGCACGGGGTGCGCTTCCACACGTTCTTCCGGGCCTGA
- a CDS encoding alpha/beta fold hydrolase: MDIILVPGFWLDASSWAGVVPAIEAAGHRSVPLTLPGLESKDANRAGIGLRDHIDAVVAAVDGLDGKVVLVGHSGGGAIIHGVIDARPDRVARAIYVDSGPLGEGGVVNDELEADGDDIPLPPWEGFEDADLVDLDDALREQFRARAIPQPKGVAFDQQHLHDERRYDVPATVIACEFPSAMLHEWIAGGHPFVAELGRMTDVEYVDLPTGHWPQFTKPDELGSVIVAAVDRTGT, from the coding sequence ATGGACATCATCCTCGTTCCCGGATTCTGGCTGGACGCTTCCTCCTGGGCCGGGGTGGTCCCGGCGATTGAAGCTGCCGGGCACCGCTCCGTTCCCCTCACCCTGCCCGGGCTGGAGTCGAAAGACGCCAACCGGGCAGGGATCGGCCTGCGTGACCACATCGATGCCGTGGTGGCTGCAGTGGACGGCCTCGACGGAAAAGTAGTACTGGTGGGCCACTCCGGCGGTGGCGCCATCATCCACGGAGTCATCGACGCCCGGCCGGATCGCGTGGCCCGGGCCATCTACGTGGACAGCGGCCCCCTCGGCGAGGGCGGGGTAGTCAATGACGAACTGGAGGCCGACGGCGACGACATTCCGCTGCCTCCCTGGGAGGGCTTTGAAGATGCCGACCTGGTGGACCTCGACGATGCATTGCGGGAACAGTTCCGTGCCCGGGCCATCCCCCAGCCCAAGGGTGTGGCCTTTGACCAGCAGCACCTCCACGACGAGCGCCGCTACGACGTGCCGGCAACCGTGATTGCCTGCGAGTTTCCTTCAGCAATGCTGCACGAATGGATCGCGGGAGGGCACCCCTTCGTCGCTGAACTGGGCCGGATGACGGACGTGGAGTACGTGGACCTGCCCACCGGCCACTGGCCGCAGTTCACGAAGCCGGACGAACTGGGTAGTGTCATCGTGGCGGCCGTGGACCGTACGGGAACCTGA
- a CDS encoding phage holin family protein, whose amino-acid sequence MSSQFPESPNVAHQKADNASLGDLLGDVTRDLSTLMRQEVELAKAELKQSATRAGKGGGMLAGAGVAGHFVLIFLSLALMFALGALMPLGWAAVIVAVIWAITAAILASIGRKNLKEIKGLPQTGETLAEIPPTLKPGEVNR is encoded by the coding sequence ATGAGCAGTCAGTTTCCTGAGTCGCCGAACGTGGCGCATCAGAAGGCGGACAACGCCTCCCTGGGGGATCTCCTTGGTGATGTCACCCGGGACCTGTCCACCCTGATGCGCCAGGAAGTCGAGCTCGCCAAAGCCGAACTCAAACAATCCGCCACCCGCGCCGGCAAAGGCGGCGGCATGCTCGCCGGCGCCGGCGTCGCAGGCCACTTCGTCCTGATCTTCCTGTCCCTGGCCCTGATGTTCGCCCTCGGCGCCCTCATGCCCCTGGGCTGGGCCGCCGTGATCGTCGCCGTCATCTGGGCCATCACCGCCGCCATCCTGGCCAGCATCGGCCGCAAGAACCTCAAAGAAATCAAGGGCCTGCCCCAAACCGGCGAAACCCTCGCCGAAATCCCCCCGACCCTCAAACCAGGTGAGGTAAACCGATGA
- a CDS encoding DUF3618 domain-containing protein, translated as MSENPDAIRADIEATRARLGTNVDAVADKVTPSNIVHRQTDKVKDAVSGVKEKIMGAADHTTTRVQDTLHHGAQSSAGHTTNALHSTGESLHDAKDNVASTLSDAGHTVAATPDRVKAKTQGNPLAAGLIAFGAGMLISSLIPASDKERQAADQLKTAAEPLTTELTDAAKGMVQDLKEPAQHAMDNVKTTATDGIEHVKTDSQDAATDVKDRATTAKDTIQNT; from the coding sequence ATGAGCGAGAACCCCGACGCAATCCGAGCAGACATCGAAGCCACCCGCGCACGCCTCGGCACCAACGTCGACGCCGTCGCCGACAAAGTCACCCCCTCGAACATCGTCCACCGCCAAACCGACAAGGTCAAAGACGCGGTATCAGGGGTAAAGGAGAAAATCATGGGAGCAGCAGACCACACCACCACCCGAGTGCAGGACACGTTGCACCACGGTGCACAAAGCAGTGCCGGACACACCACCAACGCCCTGCACAGCACCGGCGAAAGCCTCCACGACGCCAAAGACAACGTCGCCTCCACCCTCTCCGACGCCGGCCACACCGTCGCCGCCACACCGGACCGGGTCAAAGCCAAAACCCAGGGCAACCCCCTCGCCGCCGGCCTCATCGCCTTCGGCGCAGGCATGCTGATCTCCTCCCTGATCCCCGCCAGCGACAAAGAACGCCAAGCAGCAGACCAGCTCAAAACCGCCGCCGAACCCCTCACCACCGAACTCACCGACGCCGCCAAAGGCATGGTCCAAGACCTCAAAGAACCAGCCCAACACGCCATGGACAACGTCAAAACCACCGCCACCGACGGCATCGAACACGTCAAAACCGACAGCCAAGACGCCGCCACCGACGTCAAAGACCGCGCCACCACCGCCAAAGACACCATCCAAAACACCTAG
- a CDS encoding amidase translates to MSPINVVEASIGTLRSALETGETTSEELVRTYLARIEKYDSNGICLNAMVVMNPDALEEARESDRRRAEGTLLGPLDGIPYTAKDSYQARGLTVAAGSPAFKELVAQRDAFTIERLRAGGAVLIGLTNMPPMANGGMQRGVYGRAESPYNADYLTAAFASGSSNGSGTATAASFAAFGLAEETWSSGRAPASNNALCAYTPSRGVISVRGNWPLVPTMDVVVPHARTMADLLEVLDVVVADDPETRGDFWRVQPWIQVPRASAIRPPSYVDLAVPGASAAAGVLAGKRFGVPRMYINADPDAGTAPNPGIGGPTGRRIDTRGSIIDLWNAARRDLEAAGAEVVEVDFPVVSNYEGDRPGAPTLATRGLVSADYLRREIVDLSAWAWNDFLDSNGDPRLNRLADVKGADIFPAPDGSLPDRYDGFDDDISDYPAWIGEHGVPELAGIPHLRAGLEGLEETRRKDLEQWMDRLGLDAVVFPAAADVGPADADRNRDSADLAWRNGAWVSNGNLVPRHLGIPTVTVPMGLAADIGMPVGLTIAGRAYSDTELLRLAAAFEATGSRRVPPPRTTSTEDVG, encoded by the coding sequence ATGAGCCCGATCAATGTAGTAGAAGCCAGCATCGGCACGCTCCGCTCAGCCCTGGAGACGGGCGAGACCACCAGTGAGGAACTGGTCCGCACATACCTGGCACGGATCGAGAAGTATGACTCAAACGGCATATGCCTGAATGCCATGGTGGTGATGAATCCGGACGCGCTGGAAGAGGCCCGGGAGTCGGACCGGCGGCGGGCTGAGGGTACCCTGCTCGGGCCGCTGGACGGCATTCCCTACACCGCCAAGGACAGCTACCAGGCCCGCGGCCTGACGGTGGCCGCCGGCTCACCCGCGTTTAAGGAACTCGTGGCGCAGCGGGACGCGTTCACCATCGAGCGGCTCCGCGCCGGCGGTGCCGTGCTGATCGGCCTGACCAACATGCCGCCCATGGCCAACGGAGGTATGCAGCGCGGCGTATACGGGCGCGCCGAGAGCCCCTACAACGCTGACTACCTCACCGCAGCCTTCGCATCCGGATCCTCCAACGGTTCGGGCACGGCCACGGCTGCGAGCTTCGCGGCGTTCGGGCTGGCGGAAGAGACCTGGTCTTCAGGCCGCGCCCCGGCGTCCAACAATGCACTCTGCGCCTACACGCCCTCCCGCGGCGTGATCTCCGTGCGGGGCAACTGGCCCCTGGTGCCCACTATGGACGTGGTGGTTCCCCACGCCCGCACCATGGCGGACCTCCTGGAGGTCCTGGACGTGGTGGTGGCCGACGACCCCGAAACCCGGGGCGACTTCTGGCGCGTCCAGCCGTGGATCCAGGTGCCCAGGGCATCCGCTATCCGGCCGCCGTCGTACGTAGACCTGGCCGTACCCGGCGCCAGCGCCGCAGCAGGGGTGCTCGCCGGCAAGCGGTTCGGGGTCCCCCGGATGTACATCAACGCCGACCCGGACGCCGGCACGGCACCGAACCCGGGAATCGGCGGTCCCACCGGCCGGCGCATCGACACCCGCGGCTCCATCATCGACCTGTGGAACGCTGCCCGGCGCGACCTGGAAGCGGCGGGAGCGGAGGTGGTGGAGGTGGACTTCCCCGTGGTTTCCAACTACGAGGGCGACCGCCCCGGCGCACCTACCCTTGCCACCCGCGGCCTGGTGTCCGCCGACTACCTGCGCCGCGAAATCGTGGACCTCTCAGCCTGGGCCTGGAACGACTTCCTCGATTCCAACGGCGATCCCCGGTTGAACCGGCTGGCCGACGTCAAAGGCGCGGACATCTTTCCGGCGCCGGACGGTTCCCTGCCCGACCGGTACGACGGCTTCGATGATGACATCAGCGACTACCCGGCATGGATCGGGGAGCACGGCGTACCGGAACTGGCCGGGATTCCACACCTTCGGGCAGGGCTGGAAGGCCTGGAAGAGACCCGACGCAAGGACCTGGAGCAGTGGATGGACCGCCTGGGCCTGGATGCCGTGGTGTTCCCCGCCGCGGCGGACGTTGGCCCCGCCGACGCGGACAGGAACAGGGATTCCGCAGATCTTGCCTGGCGCAACGGCGCCTGGGTATCGAACGGAAACCTGGTCCCGCGCCATCTGGGCATCCCCACGGTCACGGTTCCCATGGGGCTGGCTGCGGACATCGGCATGCCGGTGGGGCTGACCATCGCCGGCCGGGCCTACAGCGACACGGAACTGCTGCGCCTGGCGGCCGCCTTCGAGGCCACGGGAAGCCGGCGTGTACCCCCGCCGCGCACCACGTCCACCGAAGATGTCGGATAG
- the rsgA gene encoding ribosome small subunit-dependent GTPase A, translated as MNTSSGNALDSTITQQPTADGPFGFGYTAAVAQYFKDHPCPGATGAGRVVRVDRNLLLVAVADGLLHLPYPLTGEPAVTGDWVWIGPNRAGDRQILAVLPRRSELSRKRAFEDSSAEQVLAANMDTVGVVVPVDRPLTHNRLERTLVAAWDSGATPLVIITKADLAQVADDVVGKVILQAAGVEVVTTSAEHGDGIDELLVHIPAGGTIVLLGPSGAGKSTLINSLVGREVQHTGEVRSGDFKGKHTTTSRELVPLANGTVLMDTPGVRGFGLFDAEDGMDEMFGDVEELAARCRFADCGHGNEPGCAVREAIDVGSLPERRWQSYLKMQREIAALARRSDVAAQRAYYREWHQKVVSVGKSQRWAEREVAEKRDQAGGKRRKRTR; from the coding sequence TTGAACACATCTTCAGGCAACGCCCTGGACAGCACCATCACCCAGCAACCAACCGCTGACGGTCCATTCGGGTTCGGCTACACCGCCGCCGTCGCCCAATACTTTAAGGACCATCCCTGCCCTGGCGCCACCGGAGCCGGGCGGGTGGTCCGCGTGGACCGCAACCTGCTGCTGGTGGCGGTGGCCGACGGGCTCCTCCACCTCCCCTATCCACTCACCGGCGAACCGGCCGTCACCGGCGACTGGGTGTGGATCGGGCCAAACCGGGCCGGTGACCGGCAGATCCTGGCCGTCCTTCCGCGCCGGTCCGAGTTGAGCCGCAAGCGCGCCTTCGAGGACTCGTCCGCCGAGCAGGTCCTGGCGGCGAACATGGACACGGTGGGGGTGGTGGTCCCTGTGGACCGGCCCCTCACCCACAACCGGCTCGAGCGGACACTCGTGGCGGCGTGGGACTCCGGTGCCACTCCCCTGGTGATCATCACCAAAGCCGACCTGGCGCAGGTGGCGGACGACGTCGTCGGGAAGGTCATCCTGCAGGCCGCGGGCGTGGAGGTGGTCACCACCTCGGCCGAACACGGAGACGGGATCGACGAACTGCTGGTGCACATCCCGGCAGGCGGCACCATCGTGCTGCTGGGGCCATCCGGCGCCGGCAAATCCACGCTCATCAACTCCCTGGTGGGCCGGGAAGTGCAGCATACCGGCGAGGTCCGGTCCGGGGACTTCAAGGGCAAGCACACCACCACGTCACGGGAACTGGTGCCGCTGGCCAACGGCACTGTGCTCATGGACACCCCGGGGGTGCGCGGGTTCGGCCTGTTCGACGCCGAGGACGGCATGGACGAGATGTTCGGCGACGTGGAGGAACTGGCCGCACGGTGCAGGTTCGCGGACTGCGGGCACGGGAACGAACCGGGCTGCGCAGTGCGGGAGGCCATCGATGTGGGATCACTGCCGGAGCGTCGCTGGCAGTCCTACCTGAAGATGCAACGCGAGATTGCAGCACTGGCCCGGCGCTCGGATGTTGCAGCCCAGAGGGCTTACTACCGCGAATGGCACCAGAAAGTGGTATCCGTGGGCAAGTCGCAGCGCTGGGCGGAGCGGGAGGTCGCCGAAAAGCGGGATCAGGCCGGGGGCAAACGGCGCAAGCGGACCCGGTAG
- a CDS encoding MarR family winged helix-turn-helix transcriptional regulator, whose product MTSNLDPDARNSYRLITLAARLVQRRQDEALAPLGLTRAAVIALEGLSGGPLNQERLADAIRVQSQTLGRVLTRLEAAGQITRTRQASDRRQLKVELTEVGLAALEAARQAEVDAYPDDPDIGWSVLRDELAKFIRAAPASRNSGVVPFAPPQHRAGHERTPHGTQPSERSSRDRPVHDRKGHGPPAAGGLHGLDQSQ is encoded by the coding sequence ATGACCAGTAATCTTGATCCGGATGCCCGGAACAGCTATCGACTGATCACCCTGGCGGCGCGCCTGGTCCAACGGCGGCAGGATGAAGCACTGGCCCCGCTGGGGCTGACCCGGGCTGCCGTCATCGCCCTGGAAGGACTGTCCGGCGGGCCCTTGAACCAGGAACGGCTCGCTGACGCGATCCGTGTGCAGAGCCAGACCCTGGGCAGGGTCCTCACCCGCCTGGAAGCCGCAGGGCAGATCACCAGGACGCGGCAGGCCTCGGACCGCCGACAGTTGAAGGTCGAACTGACCGAAGTTGGACTCGCGGCGCTCGAAGCGGCGCGGCAGGCGGAAGTTGACGCCTACCCCGACGACCCCGACATCGGCTGGAGTGTGCTGCGCGACGAACTGGCCAAGTTCATCCGGGCGGCACCGGCGAGCAGGAACTCGGGTGTAGTCCCTTTTGCCCCGCCCCAGCACAGGGCCGGGCACGAGCGGACCCCGCACGGGACGCAGCCTTCTGAGCGGTCCTCACGGGACCGGCCGGTCCACGACCGGAAGGGCCACGGGCCTCCCGCTGCGGGCGGGCTGCACGGACTCGACCAATCGCAATAG
- a CDS encoding pentapeptide repeat-containing protein, with protein sequence MNIQPNGAPLLTQDTLRPDCSNCFALCCTAFGFTRSADFAIDKPPATECPNLAYDFSCTIHSRLRARGFRGCTVFDCFGAGQSVSQILFGGISWREDPESQPAMFGAFRVVKQLHEMLWHLAEAHRRTYSPDTAADVQHLRVTLEEAAASGSQAVLELDVEALHHSTAQLLGAVSEEVRAGYFTDDGGPVTGLRPGADLAGAGLRGERLCGADLRNAVLIGADFRGTDLTAVDLLGADLRDARLDDADLAGALFLTQAQAASARGNGGTRLPSVLARPGHWTD encoded by the coding sequence ATGAACATCCAGCCAAACGGCGCACCCCTCCTCACGCAGGACACCCTCCGGCCTGACTGCTCCAACTGCTTTGCCCTCTGCTGCACGGCCTTCGGCTTTACCCGCTCGGCAGACTTTGCCATCGACAAGCCACCTGCCACCGAGTGCCCCAACCTTGCCTACGACTTCTCCTGCACCATTCACAGCCGGCTCAGGGCCCGCGGCTTCCGTGGCTGCACGGTCTTTGACTGCTTTGGTGCCGGCCAGTCGGTCAGCCAGATCCTTTTCGGCGGCATCAGCTGGCGGGAAGATCCCGAGTCGCAGCCGGCCATGTTTGGCGCTTTCCGGGTAGTCAAGCAGCTCCATGAGATGCTCTGGCACCTGGCCGAGGCGCACCGGCGGACCTACAGCCCGGACACCGCCGCCGACGTACAGCACCTTCGGGTGACGCTTGAGGAGGCAGCGGCAAGCGGCTCGCAGGCAGTCCTGGAACTCGACGTGGAAGCTCTGCACCACAGCACGGCGCAGCTTCTGGGCGCGGTGAGCGAGGAGGTCAGGGCCGGCTATTTCACGGACGACGGCGGCCCGGTCACCGGCCTGCGCCCCGGTGCGGATCTTGCCGGTGCCGGGCTGCGCGGCGAACGGCTGTGCGGGGCGGACCTTCGCAACGCAGTACTGATTGGCGCCGACTTCCGCGGCACGGACCTCACGGCCGTGGACCTGCTCGGTGCCGACCTGCGCGATGCGAGGCTCGACGACGCCGACCTGGCCGGCGCCCTCTTCCTCACCCAGGCGCAGGCCGCCTCAGCCCGGGGAAACGGGGGCACGCGGCTTCCCTCGGTGCTGGCGCGTCCCGGGCACTGGACGGACTGA